The following proteins come from a genomic window of Heyndrickxia acidicola:
- a CDS encoding DUF4865 family protein codes for MQYKIILPKDYTMDIIRKRCRATDTR; via the coding sequence ATGCAGTATAAGATAATTTTACCAAAAGATTATACTATGGATATTATCAGAAAAAGGTGCAGAGCAACGGACACAAGATGA
- a CDS encoding nitroreductase family protein — MVVLELNDVIHNHRSIREYEDREVSQELLDQILDAGIRASSSGNMQSYSIIVTKDKELKKKLYTAHMDQSMVVDAPILLTFCADFNRMRKWISLNDAPIHFDNFMSFMIGAIDATLAAQNCALAAENAGLGICYMGSTLANCDQIGELLNLPPNVVPVVGYSLGYPAENPSTRDRLPSHGLVHYDQYHDYSNEEILEIYKERDEKGWKRYMDVPRLKEMTERMGLKNLAQIYTIAKYTQESHHEFSQTVLKYIEKQNFMNNG, encoded by the coding sequence GTGGTTGTTTTGGAATTAAACGATGTTATACATAATCACAGATCTATACGAGAATACGAAGATAGGGAAGTAAGTCAGGAACTGCTGGATCAAATCTTGGATGCGGGCATACGTGCCTCTTCGAGCGGCAATATGCAATCCTATTCCATTATCGTAACAAAAGACAAGGAGCTTAAGAAAAAATTATACACTGCCCATATGGACCAATCGATGGTAGTGGATGCACCTATCCTATTAACCTTTTGTGCTGATTTTAATAGAATGAGGAAATGGATTTCGCTCAATGATGCACCTATACATTTTGATAATTTTATGAGCTTTATGATAGGTGCCATTGATGCGACTTTGGCAGCACAAAACTGTGCTTTAGCAGCAGAAAATGCTGGATTAGGCATTTGCTATATGGGCTCAACGCTTGCAAATTGTGATCAAATTGGTGAACTATTAAATTTACCGCCAAATGTCGTACCTGTTGTGGGTTACTCATTAGGGTACCCCGCTGAAAACCCTTCCACACGTGATCGGCTGCCAAGTCACGGGCTTGTTCACTATGATCAGTATCATGATTATTCAAATGAAGAAATTCTCGAAATCTACAAAGAACGAGATGAAAAAGGATGGAAACGCTACATGGACGTCCCTAGACTGAAGGAAATGACAGAGCGAATGGGATTAAAGAACCTTGCTCAAATCTATACCATTGCCAAGTATACGCAAGAATCTCATCACGAGTTTTCACAGACAGTGCTGAAATACATAGAGAAGCAGAATTTTATGAATAACGGGTGA
- the pgaD gene encoding poly-beta-1,6-N-acetyl-D-glucosamine biosynthesis protein PgaD: MIIQQKAGKLRKSIEVIFTLAGWGFLVVFLFNLATHFQRRLSFAFYTLTISNTTAIVLFTLLTLIIGTGTLLYWSHYNKKKYGGLSRRKPPEPVTTKEIAEFFQLTESDVEKLQNEKYVTLS, encoded by the coding sequence TTGATCATTCAACAAAAGGCAGGCAAGCTGAGAAAAAGTATTGAAGTGATTTTTACATTAGCGGGCTGGGGATTTCTTGTTGTTTTCCTTTTTAATTTAGCTACTCACTTTCAGCGCAGGCTCAGCTTTGCTTTTTACACATTAACCATTTCCAATACCACTGCCATTGTCCTGTTCACCCTGCTCACTCTTATCATCGGTACAGGGACTTTGCTGTACTGGAGCCATTATAATAAGAAAAAATACGGGGGCTTATCAAGAAGAAAGCCCCCAGAGCCTGTAACCACCAAAGAAATCGCTGAGTTTTTTCAGCTAACGGAAAGTGATGTTGAAAAGCTGCAAAATGAAAAATACGTTACGTTGAGCTGA
- a CDS encoding DUF4865 family protein → MIEMQYKIILPRNYDMDIIRKRVQDNGHKTDGFPGLLFKAYLITEANKNGNAYNSYAPLYVWNDTQGMNQFIFEGFYDNILDSFGWQHIQIGIPLSIHLAKDFKKSRYVLENSGDIPESPSLVGAPIKLLENAEESLGRLCLYNPDKWRFSEFYFYEEKPAVAITGHPMYEILHISH, encoded by the coding sequence ATGATTGAAATGCAATATAAGATTATTTTACCAAGAAATTATGATATGGATATCATTAGAAAAAGGGTGCAGGACAACGGCCACAAGACCGACGGCTTTCCCGGACTTCTTTTCAAGGCCTATTTAATAACCGAAGCAAATAAGAACGGAAATGCCTATAATTCCTATGCACCTTTGTATGTTTGGAATGACACACAAGGCATGAATCAATTTATATTTGAAGGCTTTTATGACAATATTTTAGACTCATTCGGCTGGCAGCATATCCAGATTGGCATTCCTTTATCCATTCACTTGGCAAAAGATTTTAAGAAAAGCCGATATGTACTCGAAAACTCAGGTGATATCCCTGAAAGTCCATCACTCGTGGGTGCCCCTATAAAATTGCTTGAGAATGCGGAAGAAAGCCTCGGCCGTTTATGTCTTTATAATCCAGATAAATGGAGATTCAGTGAGTTTTATTTTTATGAGGAAAAACCTGCAGTCGCCATAACCGGACATCCTATGTATGAAATTCTTCATATTTCACACTAA
- a CDS encoding LysR family transcriptional regulator: MELNDLVIFKTVVQEGSISKAAKELGYVQPNVTERMKKLEQELETKLLLRESRGVSVLPAGVILLEYTEKILQLLDNAKKDIQKSCEPYRIATTQTILSNYVSDRISENVKDYQIYMENSSRLEHLLKKQQVDMIGTYTDYTEPSFQKVFTASLPIGLHKIKGKAAVEYAKESFFVSHDVLCPFRTYTIDFLQRHHLSNTQLCQVDSYSLMKEFVALGKGIAIFPISRSETENIEAEQIDNIPVYFFTKRNAERTIPKELFC; the protein is encoded by the coding sequence ATGGAACTAAATGATTTGGTCATCTTTAAAACGGTAGTCCAGGAAGGCTCCATAAGTAAAGCGGCAAAGGAATTGGGGTATGTCCAGCCAAATGTAACGGAGCGGATGAAAAAGCTAGAACAGGAGCTGGAAACTAAGCTGCTTCTTAGAGAGAGTAGAGGGGTATCCGTACTGCCAGCCGGGGTAATTCTGTTGGAGTATACGGAGAAAATTCTTCAGCTGCTGGATAATGCAAAAAAGGACATTCAAAAAAGCTGTGAACCGTATCGGATCGCCACAACCCAAACGATTTTATCCAATTATGTAAGTGACCGGATCAGTGAAAACGTTAAAGATTACCAGATTTATATGGAAAACAGTTCTCGTCTGGAACATCTGCTCAAGAAGCAGCAGGTCGATATGATTGGGACTTATACGGATTATACCGAGCCTTCTTTTCAAAAAGTATTCACTGCCTCACTCCCTATAGGGCTGCATAAAATCAAAGGAAAAGCGGCTGTTGAATACGCGAAGGAATCTTTTTTCGTCAGCCATGATGTGCTTTGTCCTTTTAGAACATACACCATCGATTTCCTGCAACGGCATCATCTCTCTAACACTCAGCTTTGTCAGGTAGATTCCTATTCTCTGATGAAGGAATTTGTGGCTCTGGGAAAGGGAATAGCTATATTTCCAATCAGCAGATCTGAAACAGAAAATATAGAGGCTGAGCAAATAGACAACATCCCTGTTTATTTTTTTACAAAACGAAACGCAGAAAGAACGATCCCAAAAGAATTATTTTGCTGA
- a CDS encoding Ig-like domain-containing protein, with protein sequence MAQSKSRKLVTGTISAAVIASALAPVAVSASVKAPNVKTATPLNEKQIKVVFDNGKTATITLPYPFKDGSTVTSFTYGGHYYNSVKLSTSYAPGVKTATATGPKQINVVFTDGVTKTIDLPYNFKAGSTVASFTCFGHSYNSVELSTPFVATVKSATAINENSGNLIHIPRGKIRVLFDNGQSATIALPYYFKDGSTVTSFTYADHYYHAVKLSTPYVATINGIYPSFIVINQGDDATKALPTYVSEVLSNNDYKGVNVTWDTTKLDVNTPATYTLTGKVDGIDKIASVIVVVKPFTPQATSVNAINSNNQAVTLDGSTDVTANSAITIKFNKPVDASTVNGTNFRIYQGSTPVATKAPTISADGLTVTVQASNPFTAGDSYILSVSGVKTQDGKTFTSANAAFTVNKASYVTKVDAEENDNTLLSNPLGLSDGDNLGSDYVNKFKVTYSNNVDFTSVSSRNVILYDFDASADRPVPVPTASVTSLGSVITLTVDPFYNGGTGTLIPNHRYKLQAVGVNIVDGTKAADFSRAFTISKPFGLTANLLDGTDLAKNPTNVNGTIAPVVDPSGYTKPGFKVVLNSNTPLDASTVNNTNIQLVQQDTQIAVPANITYDSANQRIAVVPKSDLTAGKTYSFSIGSGVKDVYGNAAKAVAYSFTTQN encoded by the coding sequence ATGGCTCAATCTAAGTCTCGCAAACTTGTAACCGGAACCATTTCTGCAGCGGTTATCGCTAGTGCATTAGCACCGGTTGCTGTAAGTGCATCAGTAAAAGCACCAAACGTAAAAACAGCAACTCCATTAAACGAAAAGCAAATCAAGGTAGTATTTGATAACGGTAAAACGGCAACGATTACTTTACCTTACCCCTTTAAAGATGGTTCTACTGTAACGTCATTCACTTATGGTGGCCACTACTATAACTCAGTAAAACTAAGCACTTCATATGCACCCGGCGTAAAAACAGCAACAGCAACAGGTCCAAAGCAAATCAATGTTGTGTTTACTGACGGCGTAACAAAAACGATTGACCTGCCTTATAATTTTAAAGCTGGATCTACTGTAGCGTCATTCACTTGCTTTGGCCACAGCTATAACTCAGTAGAACTAAGCACTCCATTTGTTGCAACTGTGAAATCAGCAACAGCAATAAATGAAAACTCAGGAAATTTGATTCATATCCCTCGTGGGAAAATCAGGGTATTATTCGATAACGGTCAATCAGCTACAATAGCTTTACCTTATTACTTTAAAGATGGTTCTACAGTGACGTCATTCACTTATGCAGATCACTATTATCACGCAGTAAAACTAAGCACTCCATATGTTGCTACTATTAACGGCATTTATCCCTCTTTTATCGTAATTAACCAAGGTGACGACGCTACTAAGGCTCTTCCTACATACGTTTCTGAAGTCCTATCTAATAATGATTATAAAGGTGTAAACGTAACGTGGGATACTACTAAATTAGATGTTAACACTCCTGCAACTTACACTTTAACTGGTAAAGTTGATGGAATTGATAAAATTGCTTCTGTAATCGTAGTTGTTAAACCATTTACTCCACAAGCAACTAGTGTAAATGCGATTAACTCTAATAACCAAGCAGTAACATTAGATGGTTCAACAGACGTAACTGCAAATTCAGCGATTACCATTAAATTTAATAAGCCTGTTGATGCATCAACTGTGAACGGAACGAACTTTAGAATTTATCAAGGTTCAACTCCTGTTGCAACAAAGGCTCCAACTATATCAGCTGACGGTTTAACCGTTACAGTTCAAGCATCAAATCCTTTTACAGCTGGAGATTCTTACATTCTTTCAGTTTCTGGTGTTAAAACACAAGATGGAAAGACGTTTACTTCTGCTAACGCAGCATTTACAGTTAATAAGGCTTCCTATGTAACGAAAGTAGATGCAGAGGAAAACGATAACACTTTACTAAGCAATCCACTTGGATTAAGCGACGGAGATAATCTTGGAAGTGATTATGTAAATAAATTCAAAGTAACTTACAGTAACAATGTTGATTTCACGTCTGTTTCATCTAGAAACGTAATTTTATATGATTTTGATGCATCGGCAGATCGCCCGGTTCCGGTGCCTACAGCTTCTGTTACTTCTTTAGGTTCAGTTATTACACTAACTGTTGATCCGTTTTATAATGGTGGAACAGGAACTCTTATCCCAAACCACCGATATAAACTACAAGCAGTTGGTGTAAATATAGTTGATGGTACTAAAGCTGCTGACTTCAGCCGTGCTTTCACAATTTCTAAACCTTTTGGATTAACTGCAAATCTTCTGGATGGAACTGATTTAGCAAAAAACCCAACTAATGTAAATGGAACGATTGCGCCTGTAGTTGACCCAAGCGGCTACACTAAACCAGGTTTTAAAGTGGTTCTAAATTCAAATACACCACTTGATGCAAGTACTGTTAATAACACAAATATTCAATTAGTTCAACAGGATACACAAATTGCAGTTCCAGCTAATATAACGTATGACAGTGCAAATCAGCGTATCGCTGTAGTCCCGAAATCCGACTTAACTGCTGGTAAAACGTATAGTTTCTCTATTGGATCAGGGGTTAAAGATGTGTATGGTAATGCTGCAAAAGCTGTAGCGTATTCATTTACTACACAAAATTAA
- a CDS encoding heavy metal-binding domain-containing protein, translating into MLVVTKEQIEGYEIKEVKGACFGLVVRSRGFAGQITAAFRSLGGGEIHEYTEMLEDARKQALDRLTQNAHAMGANAVVMFRFDSGEIGQNMSEILAYGTAVVVEKVE; encoded by the coding sequence ATGTTAGTGGTAACGAAAGAACAAATTGAAGGATATGAAATAAAGGAAGTGAAAGGCGCTTGTTTTGGACTTGTGGTGAGAAGCCGCGGCTTTGCAGGACAGATCACTGCCGCATTCAGATCTCTTGGAGGCGGAGAAATACATGAATATACCGAAATGCTCGAGGATGCAAGAAAACAGGCATTGGACCGACTAACACAAAATGCCCATGCAATGGGTGCTAATGCAGTGGTCATGTTCCGATTTGATTCAGGGGAAATTGGCCAAAACATGAGCGAAATATTGGCATATGGTACAGCCGTTGTTGTCGAAAAGGTCGAATAA
- a CDS encoding EAL and HDOD domain-containing protein, producing MEIFVGRQPIFSRQKKVIGYELLYRNSDINVYNAMDGDTASFEVMRHSLLTFGLGKLTFHKKAFINFTYNLLMSNLADYLPKEDIVIEILESVTWSQEVINRCKELKKKGFTIAVDDVTEDTLPEELLPFIDIIKIDFLYANEENKRLLARKYKPYSLLLLAEKIEDQQEFEKAFLWGFDLFQGYYFSKPSIISDIDVPTLEGQYLHILNELNKEDSNIDHIASLIEKDVSISYKLLRLVNTVGFSKGIKIQSIKQAILLMGLKELRKWITLLMMTSTVKDEVTKEIFLLSLIRAKVAESIAKKIGQNASEYYLFGLFSVIDAILKKPIPVILQELPLSSFIKKGLQGEEDDLRQLLNLFQDLERGEKNLAYTGGSSAGITNDDLFCLYVKAIKWTNEVSANLS from the coding sequence TTGGAGATATTTGTCGGCCGTCAGCCTATATTCAGCAGACAGAAAAAAGTAATAGGATACGAGCTTCTATATCGAAATAGCGATATAAATGTGTATAATGCCATGGATGGGGATACAGCTTCTTTCGAGGTGATGAGACACAGTCTCTTAACATTTGGGCTGGGAAAGCTCACCTTTCATAAAAAAGCCTTCATTAACTTTACATATAACCTTTTGATGTCAAATTTAGCTGACTATTTGCCGAAGGAAGACATTGTCATTGAAATCCTGGAGAGTGTCACCTGGAGTCAGGAGGTTATTAACAGATGCAAAGAATTGAAGAAAAAAGGTTTTACCATTGCGGTGGATGATGTGACTGAGGACACCTTGCCGGAAGAGCTTTTGCCTTTCATTGATATAATAAAAATTGATTTTCTTTATGCCAATGAGGAAAATAAACGCTTGCTTGCGAGGAAATATAAACCATATTCCTTACTCCTTCTAGCAGAAAAAATAGAGGATCAGCAGGAATTTGAAAAGGCTTTTTTATGGGGATTTGACTTGTTTCAAGGCTACTATTTCAGTAAACCCAGTATCATTTCTGATATTGATGTACCTACATTAGAGGGACAATATTTACATATACTGAACGAACTGAATAAAGAGGACAGCAATATCGATCATATTGCGAGTCTCATTGAAAAGGATGTTTCCATTTCTTATAAGCTGTTACGCCTTGTCAATACTGTTGGTTTTTCAAAGGGGATAAAAATCCAGTCGATTAAGCAGGCCATTTTATTAATGGGTCTGAAGGAACTAAGAAAATGGATTACTCTCTTAATGATGACCTCCACTGTAAAAGATGAAGTAACAAAGGAAATTTTTCTCTTGAGTTTAATCCGGGCAAAGGTAGCAGAGAGCATTGCAAAAAAGATAGGACAAAATGCATCTGAATATTATCTGTTTGGGTTGTTCTCTGTGATTGATGCTATTTTAAAAAAACCGATTCCGGTCATTTTACAGGAGCTGCCGCTGTCTTCTTTTATTAAAAAGGGGCTTCAGGGAGAAGAGGACGATTTGCGGCAATTGCTAAATCTCTTTCAGGATCTTGAAAGGGGAGAAAAGAACCTTGCTTACACAGGAGGCAGCTCTGCTGGTATAACAAATGATGATTTATTCTGCCTTTATGTAAAGGCCATTAAGTGGACAAATGAAGTCTCCGCCAATCTTTCATAA
- a CDS encoding nuclease-related domain-containing protein has translation MISKLFAKLSKKEIEKPPTVVEKPKKKESRISPSRIGELGEYKINIQLDQLPRECRYISDVLLANPKSKSGYSQIDHVILTPYGVFVIEAKNYTGTIYGARDRAKWSVNGKFPMNNPFHQNFGHIQAIRTLLDIQSSNMISMISFTRRCTFKVDRELRNIQSNDLILYDTELTEFITRKLNVLRLQLKTPIFTDGKVQDMYKVLKEQNITDKKVRELHIEKINGKVNISN, from the coding sequence ATGATATCTAAATTATTTGCAAAACTCAGTAAAAAAGAAATAGAAAAACCCCCAACTGTTGTAGAGAAACCTAAGAAAAAGGAATCAAGAATATCTCCGTCGAGAATTGGAGAGCTAGGAGAATACAAAATCAATATCCAACTAGACCAACTTCCTAGAGAGTGTAGATACATAAGTGATGTGTTGCTTGCTAACCCTAAATCCAAATCAGGATACTCCCAGATTGACCACGTTATTCTTACTCCTTATGGTGTCTTTGTTATTGAGGCGAAGAACTATACAGGAACAATTTACGGAGCTAGAGATAGAGCCAAATGGTCAGTAAATGGTAAGTTTCCAATGAATAACCCATTCCATCAGAATTTCGGTCATATCCAAGCTATCCGGACATTACTGGATATTCAAAGCTCTAATATGATATCAATGATCTCTTTTACAAGAAGATGTACGTTTAAGGTTGATCGTGAACTAAGAAATATACAATCAAATGATTTAATCCTGTACGATACGGAGCTAACGGAGTTCATTACTAGGAAATTAAATGTCCTGCGATTACAGTTAAAGACTCCGATATTCACTGATGGTAAAGTACAAGATATGTATAAGGTATTGAAGGAACAAAATATAACCGACAAGAAAGTAAGGGAACTCCATATAGAAAAGATTAATGGAAAAGTAAATATATCCAATTAA
- a CDS encoding tautomerase family protein: MPFVHVYYSEDLSIKQEKLKKISLDIHYALMEHFNVPEKDYFQLFIPYPSHNMFVDPSYLLENGEERTENMLHIAITCGPGRTIEQKKSLYQALATSVSKRLNISAADVFITLNETPLENWSFGQGVAQMVKDKSRIGKD; encoded by the coding sequence ATGCCATTTGTTCATGTTTATTATTCAGAAGACCTTTCCATCAAACAAGAAAAACTAAAAAAGATCAGCCTCGATATCCATTATGCATTAATGGAACATTTTAACGTCCCAGAAAAGGATTACTTTCAATTATTTATCCCCTACCCTTCACATAATATGTTTGTGGATCCTTCCTATCTATTAGAAAATGGGGAAGAACGAACAGAAAACATGCTTCACATTGCCATCACATGCGGACCTGGCAGAACCATCGAGCAGAAAAAAAGTTTGTATCAAGCCTTAGCAACATCGGTTTCGAAGCGATTAAACATTTCAGCGGCGGATGTTTTTATTACCTTAAACGAGACACCTTTGGAAAATTGGTCGTTTGGGCAGGGGGTGGCGCAGATGGTAAAGGATAAAAGTAGAATCGGGAAGGACTAG
- a CDS encoding FtsW/RodA/SpoVE family cell cycle protein, whose translation MENTFLKKLDPTILFLIGLLGLISIVALTSTQAQGLYGSSNLALKQGINFMVGVVLLLIFSYLDIDQIEGLAWPLYIFGFVTVAVIPFMPASIVPPVLGAKRWFNIPFLGSIQPSEFMKVFLLILNARLAQNHNAENPVRTVQTDLKLVGKIMLATMPVFLFVYIEPDTGMPFLYLAGSLTIIFLSGIQKKVILPLVLIPASLVGLIVVIYFQSPTLFNSFLHMLSPHQQARITGWISPSANSASAYQTQKSLLAVGTGETIGKGLGDAKSAVYIPEKTSDFIFSSIAEQGGFLAASVVISLYFMLMYRVTVIGLNSNSSFGSYLCGATIVIFSLQIFQNIGMTIGLMPVKGISLPFLSYGGSSIFSNMILMGIFLSMNKTYRKYMFGQG comes from the coding sequence ATGGAAAATACTTTTCTGAAAAAATTAGACCCTACCATTTTGTTTTTAATAGGGCTGTTAGGGCTTATTAGTATTGTTGCTTTGACAAGTACACAGGCACAGGGGTTATATGGTAGTTCAAATTTAGCTTTGAAGCAGGGGATCAACTTTATGGTTGGAGTGGTTCTCCTTTTGATTTTTTCCTACCTTGACATCGACCAGATTGAAGGGCTGGCATGGCCGCTTTATATCTTTGGTTTTGTGACAGTAGCAGTGATTCCTTTTATGCCGGCTTCAATTGTTCCTCCTGTTTTAGGTGCGAAGAGATGGTTTAACATTCCTTTCCTGGGCTCTATTCAGCCCTCTGAGTTTATGAAGGTTTTTCTGCTTATCTTGAATGCCCGGCTGGCACAAAATCATAATGCGGAGAATCCTGTACGTACCGTTCAAACGGATTTAAAGCTTGTAGGAAAAATTATGCTGGCTACAATGCCTGTTTTCCTGTTTGTCTACATTGAGCCGGATACAGGGATGCCGTTCTTATATTTAGCTGGCAGTCTGACGATTATTTTCTTATCAGGAATACAAAAGAAGGTTATTCTTCCTTTGGTTTTAATTCCTGCTTCATTAGTTGGGCTTATTGTCGTGATTTACTTCCAATCACCTACATTATTTAATTCGTTTTTGCATATGCTGAGCCCGCATCAGCAGGCCCGTATTACTGGATGGATTTCTCCTTCCGCCAATAGTGCATCGGCTTATCAAACACAGAAATCCCTGCTTGCAGTGGGAACGGGAGAAACAATCGGAAAAGGATTGGGAGATGCGAAGTCAGCTGTGTACATACCGGAAAAAACGTCGGATTTCATTTTTTCCTCCATTGCTGAACAGGGCGGGTTCCTGGCTGCGTCAGTCGTGATCTCTCTTTACTTCATGCTGATGTACCGGGTGACCGTGATTGGCCTGAATTCGAATTCATCCTTTGGTTCGTATTTATGTGGTGCGACCATTGTGATTTTCTCGCTTCAAATCTTCCAAAACATTGGTATGACTATTGGTTTAATGCCGGTAAAAGGGATCTCTCTTCCGTTTCTGTCTTACGGAGGAAGCTCGATCTTCTCCAACATGATTTTAATGGGGATTTTCTTATCGATGAACAAAACCTATAGGAAATATATGTTTGGACAGGGGTAA
- the pgaC gene encoding poly-beta-1,6-N-acetyl-D-glucosamine synthase, producing the protein MENIFVLFLFYYPLVMGILWVAGSFIYFKRKEQKHSLPEAPAQDLPFVSILIPAYNEEETIAETVRYASNLNYPHYEIIVINDGSKDNTLNAMESIRDLYPKLRIVDIKQNKGKANALKQGVLVSKGEFIAAIDSDAILEPDALRYMIPHFVTPQNSERVGAVTGNPRIRNRSTLLSKIQLAEYASIIGLIKRTQRIVGKVMTVSGVFVVFRKKALLDVGLWDTDLITDDIGITWKLQRRFWDIRYEPKAFCWMLVPETFKGLWKQRARWAQGGIEVVLRHWGIFLDWRQRRLYPVYIEQVLSILWALVWFIISILTIWNVIQHHTVSTPFLWIGYYLSIISIFQFFVALFIERHYEKNILKYLIWTIWYPLIYWHIGALLVVFSLPKALKILKKSKNEYATWDSPDRGLPL; encoded by the coding sequence ATGGAAAATATTTTTGTACTGTTTCTGTTTTATTATCCTCTCGTCATGGGAATCCTCTGGGTGGCTGGCAGCTTTATTTATTTTAAAAGAAAAGAACAGAAGCATTCGCTTCCTGAAGCACCCGCCCAAGATCTGCCGTTTGTCTCCATCTTAATCCCTGCGTATAACGAAGAAGAGACCATTGCAGAAACGGTTCGTTATGCTTCCAATCTTAACTATCCTCATTATGAGATCATCGTGATCAATGATGGAAGCAAGGACAACACGCTTAACGCTATGGAATCTATCAGGGATCTCTATCCGAAGCTTCGCATTGTTGATATTAAACAGAATAAAGGAAAAGCCAATGCATTAAAACAGGGTGTTCTTGTTTCAAAAGGGGAATTTATTGCAGCAATTGATAGCGATGCCATTCTTGAACCCGATGCATTACGCTATATGATTCCTCACTTTGTTACTCCCCAAAATAGCGAAAGAGTCGGTGCGGTCACCGGAAACCCAAGAATCAGAAACCGCTCCACCTTATTATCAAAAATACAATTAGCCGAATATGCCAGTATCATAGGCCTCATCAAGAGAACCCAGCGAATAGTAGGAAAAGTGATGACCGTGTCAGGCGTATTCGTCGTCTTTCGAAAAAAAGCGTTGCTTGACGTTGGGTTGTGGGACACAGACCTTATCACAGACGACATCGGCATCACCTGGAAATTACAAAGACGATTTTGGGACATTCGCTACGAACCCAAGGCCTTTTGCTGGATGCTTGTACCTGAAACCTTCAAAGGCCTTTGGAAGCAGCGGGCTCGCTGGGCACAGGGCGGGATTGAAGTCGTCCTTCGCCATTGGGGTATTTTCCTGGACTGGCGGCAGCGGAGATTATATCCCGTTTATATCGAACAGGTACTCAGTATTCTGTGGGCACTCGTTTGGTTTATCATTTCAATTTTGACGATATGGAATGTCATCCAGCACCATACCGTTTCCACCCCGTTCCTATGGATTGGCTATTACCTTTCGATCATCTCGATTTTTCAATTCTTTGTGGCTCTTTTTATCGAACGGCATTATGAGAAAAACATATTGAAATACTTGATCTGGACCATTTGGTATCCGCTTATTTACTGGCACATCGGAGCTCTTTTGGTTGTGTTCTCCCTGCCGAAGGCGCTGAAAATCCTTAAAAAATCCAAAAATGAATATGCGACCTGGGATAGTCCTGACAGGGGCTTGCCGTTATAA